The Halalkalicoccus tibetensis genome contains the following window.
CCTCTTCTGTGACCTGCACGTCGTCGTGCTCGACGCCGACGACATCGTCCCCGACATGCCGACGGCGATCGGGGAGATGGCGACGACCGTCGGCGACGACCGCGGGAGCGCGATCATCGCGACCGGCCCGAGCGCCACGGCCGACATGGGCGCGCTGGTGCGGGGCGCCCACGGCCCGAAACGAGTCCACGCCCTCATCGTCGAACAATGAGCGCCGACGACGAGGCGGCCCATATCCGCCGCCTGCTCGACACCGAGGGCGACAGCGTCCAGGGGAACACCCGCGTGTTCAACCAGGGCCGCTACGCCGCCGTCGAGGACCTCGACGACTACAAGGGGCTGAAGGATCGGGCCCGCGAGCTCAAGGAGGACGCCATCGAGCGCCTGCCCGAGCTGATCGACGAGCTGACCGAGACCGTCGAGGAGAACGGCGGGCACGTCTACCTCGCGAGCGACGCCGAGGACGCGAACCGCTACATCACCGACGTGGCCGAGGACGGCGGCGCCGAGACGCTCGTCAAGAGCAAGTCGATGACCAGCGAGGAGATCGACGTCAACGACGCGCTCGAAGCAGCAGGAGTGGACGTCTACGAGACCGACCTCGGGGAGTTCGTCATCCAGATCGCAGACGAGGCGCCCTCCCACATCGTCGGGCCGGCGATCCACAAATCGCGCGAGGAGATCGCCGAGCTGTTCAACCACGAGTTCGATCCCGACGAGCCCCTCGAGACCGCGGAGGAGCTCACCCACTTCGCCCGCGAGTACCTCGGCGAGCGCGTCGAGGAGGCCGACGTCGGGATGACCGGCGCGAACTTCCTGGTCGCCGAAAGCGGGACCCTGCTGCTGGTCACCAGCGAGGGCAACGCGAGGAAATGTGCGGTCGCGCCCGACACCCACGTCGCGGTGGCGGGCGTCGAGAAGATCCTCCCGCGCTTCGAGGACCTCCAACCATTTATCGAGCTCATCGCGCGCTCGAGCACGGGCCAGGACCTCACCTCGTACATGTCGCTGCTCACGCCGCCGGTCGACTCGCCGACCATCGAGTTCGGCAGCGACGAACCGCTCGCCGGGGGCGCGGACGACCGGGAGTTCCACCTCGTGTTGATCGACAACGGCCGGATGGCGATGCGCGAGGACCCCGAGCTCAAGGAGACGCTCTACTGCATCCGCTGTGGGGCGTGTGCGAACGTCTGTGCGAACTTCCAGCACGTCGGGGGCCACGCCTTCGGCGGCGAGACCTACTCGGGCGGGATCGGGACCGGCTGGGAGGCCGGCGTCCACGGCCAGGAGAGCGCCGAGGAGTTCAACGACCTCTGTACGGGCTGTTCGCGCTGTGTCAACCAGTGTCCCGTGAAGATCGACATCCCGTGGATCAACGAGGTCGTCAGGGACCGGATCAACCGCGGCGAGGAGCCCAGCGAGTTCGAGTTCCTCGTCGAGGGGCTGACCCCGGACGCCGAGTCCGGCGGGGTCCCCCTCCAGAAACGCTTCTTCGGCAACTTCGGGACGGTCGCGAAGCTCGGCAGCGCGACCGCGCCGGTCTCGAACTGGCTCGCCGAACTGCCGCCGAGCCGGTGGGCGATGGAGCGCGTGCTGGGAATCGACAGACGTCGTGACCTCCCGACGTTCGCCGGCGAGACGCTCTCCGAGTGGTTCCTCGCACACGAGGGGCTCGCGCCCGCGGAGGCCGAGCGCGAAGTCGTCCTCTATCCCGACACCTACACGAACTACGTCAGCCCCGAGCGCGGGAAGGCGGCCGTCCGCACGCTGGAGGCACTGGGCGTGCGGGTCCTGCTGCCCGACCTGCCCGAGAGCGGACGCGCGCCGCTCAGCCAGGGGATGCTCTCGACGGCGGGCGAGCAGGCCCACGACCTGTACGGCGGGGTCGCCGAACACCTCGACGCCGGCCGGGACGTGGTCGCCATCGAGCCCAGCGACCTCGCGATGTTCCGCGGCGAGTACGAGAAGTTCCTGCCCGAGGCGTCCTACGACCGGCTCTCGGGGGCGAGCTACGAGGTCGTCGAGTACGTCTACGGGCTGGTCGCGAACGACCCCGAGAAGATCGAGATCCTCTCGGACGGCCCCGGCCGCGTGGCGTATCACAGCCACTGTCAGCAGCGGACGATGGGCCTCGAGGAGTACACCGAGGCGCTGCTCGAGGAGCTCGAATACGACGTGCTCACCTCGACCGTCGAGTGCTGTGGGATGGCGGGGTCGTTCGGCTACAAGGAGCAGTACTACGAGCTCGCGATGGACGTCGGCTACGAGCTGGAGGACGAGTTCGAGCAGCCGGGCGAGCGCGACCGGACCGTGCTCGCGAGCGGCACCTCCTGTACCGATCAGCTTGACGCGTTACTGGAACGGAAACCGCGACACCCGATCGAGTTCATCGCGCCCGACCCCCTGTAAGGGGGGGGACCACCCTCAGAAGACGTCGAAGACGTCGGGCCAGACGCCGGGCATCACGTAGACGAACAGCATCGCCCAGAGCCCGACCATCAGCGCGTAGTACAGCAGCGGGATGAGGTTGAGCCGAATGACCCGGCCCTCCTGGCCGACCAGGCCGA
Protein-coding sequences here:
- a CDS encoding LUD domain-containing protein, encoding MSADDEAAHIRRLLDTEGDSVQGNTRVFNQGRYAAVEDLDDYKGLKDRARELKEDAIERLPELIDELTETVEENGGHVYLASDAEDANRYITDVAEDGGAETLVKSKSMTSEEIDVNDALEAAGVDVYETDLGEFVIQIADEAPSHIVGPAIHKSREEIAELFNHEFDPDEPLETAEELTHFAREYLGERVEEADVGMTGANFLVAESGTLLLVTSEGNARKCAVAPDTHVAVAGVEKILPRFEDLQPFIELIARSSTGQDLTSYMSLLTPPVDSPTIEFGSDEPLAGGADDREFHLVLIDNGRMAMREDPELKETLYCIRCGACANVCANFQHVGGHAFGGETYSGGIGTGWEAGVHGQESAEEFNDLCTGCSRCVNQCPVKIDIPWINEVVRDRINRGEEPSEFEFLVEGLTPDAESGGVPLQKRFFGNFGTVAKLGSATAPVSNWLAELPPSRWAMERVLGIDRRRDLPTFAGETLSEWFLAHEGLAPAEAEREVVLYPDTYTNYVSPERGKAAVRTLEALGVRVLLPDLPESGRAPLSQGMLSTAGEQAHDLYGGVAEHLDAGRDVVAIEPSDLAMFRGEYEKFLPEASYDRLSGASYEVVEYVYGLVANDPEKIEILSDGPGRVAYHSHCQQRTMGLEEYTEALLEELEYDVLTSTVECCGMAGSFGYKEQYYELAMDVGYELEDEFEQPGERDRTVLASGTSCTDQLDALLERKPRHPIEFIAPDPL